The following proteins are co-located in the Plasmodium brasilianum strain Bolivian I chromosome 11, whole genome shotgun sequence genome:
- a CDS encoding hypothetical protein (Plasmodium exported protein) — translation MASLKNSYISKKANVFPFLTKIFLFSFLIWTISLNYDKSCNNTYNNEKILSAETNRLLAEKCKAGPSNLKDVKQKKDKKTKNTVKTNKETLSNVAADEAIAEKLQEALYNDGKVDEQKLKDMENMFSSLTEKFNLGEELKKYEGDIEKMTEEMQKQKEKGGEVSMDMYKDLFESMTSSLIDSYAGDASDKKKMKMKKRAMKATGFLLKHYLKPGKIKPPKK, via the exons aTGGCATCCTTAAAGAATTCTTATATCAGCAAAAAAGCAAACgtttttccctttttgacgaaaatatttttattttcttttttgattTGGACAATAAGTTTAAACTAT GATAAAAGCTGTAACAACACAtataacaatgaaaaaatattaagtgcAGAAACTAATAGATTATTAGCTGAAAAATGTAAGGCTGGTCCGTCAAATTTAAAAGATGTTAAACAGAAAAAGGATaagaaaacgaaaaatacAGTAAAAACTAATAAAGAAACACTATCTAATGTTGCAGCAGATGAAGCCATTGCAGAAAAGTTACAGGAAGCATTGTACAATGATGGTAAAGTGGATGAACAAAAACTAAAAGATATGGAAAACATGTTCAGTTCTTTAACAGAAAAGTTTAATTTAGgtgaagaattaaaaaagtatgaaggagatattgaaaaaatgaCCGAAGAGatgcaaaaacaaaaagaaaaaggtgGTGAAGTAAGCATGGATATGTACAAAGATCTTTTTGAAAGTATGACAAGTTCACTTATAGATTCATACGCTGGTGATGCAAGtgacaagaaaaaaatgaaaatgaaaaagcgTGCCATGAAAGCTACTGGCTTTTTACTtaaacattatttaaaaccaggaaaaataaaacctcctaaaaaataa